TTATGAGCTTTCATCGGCGCGAAGTTTAAGTGTGATGAAAAATCTTATTAAAAATGGTATTTCGCCTGAACGCATTTCATTTTCCGGCTATGGCGAGCATCAAGCTGTCGCGCCTAATGACACTGCCATTAATCGCGCAAAAAATAATCGTGTGGAAATATTTTTCTTTGTCGACCCAAAAGATGCTCCAGCCACACAATCAATCTTAGAGGAGACCTTACAAAAGCAGCAGTAGCGCGACTTTAGCCTTTAGGTGTGTGTATATTTATAGAATCTAACCTCAAAAAATAAGTTGATAGATGCTTAAAGCAGCTATAACTTTATACTTTAGGCGTTTGAGGGCAATTCACTTGCCAGCAAACAAGACCGTGCGGCTTTTGTGCTAGCAAAAGCAACAGCGCGGAATTATAGAATCTAGGCTTGCGATGAATACGCTAGATTCTATAATATACACACTAAAGCGCAATTACTGCAGCGATGGCAAATCCCCCATCGTGGCTTATGCTTAGAGCGAGCCTGTTGATATGAAAAGCTTGCATTTTACTATCTGCGATATGTATTTGCGGGGCATTTTTGGCATTTTTACTAATGTATATATCTAAGAATGCTAGTTCCTTGCTAATTCCCACGCCCAGTGCCTTAGCGCAAGCCTCTTTTGCTGCCCAAAATCCCGCCACGCGCGGAATATTATAGCAGCTATCAAAAGATTGGCAAGCCATATTTGCAGATGATACATTTGTGGCATTTGCATCACGCTTGCAAAGGGCTATCTCATCTGTATTTAAGAATCTAGCTAGAGCTAGCTCCCCAAATTTATTGATAAAAGCCTGCATACGCGCAATGGCAATAATATCAATGCCTATCAAGCCCTAGCTCACCACAAATGCGACAAAAAATACATCACTCACTTTGCCATCGACTAAAAATTCATTGATACGCTTCACAATTTCATCTTTTACGCGGTTTTTACCCTTTGCAGTGGCGACATCTTCGATAGATTTTGAAGAGAGAATCTCAATAATTGTATCCTTAAGCATAGGCAGCTTTTTGTCAAGCTCGGCTTTTGTAGCATTTGCCTTTGCCTCATCTTTATCAAGCTCAAACTGCATGCTTGTTTTAAGATAACGCTTGCCCGTTTGTGTCATGAGATTTACAGTTATATCAATAGGTCCCTCCACAGGATAGATAAGACCGGGTGAAAATTTATCCGTGCTGCGCACAGAAACCGTATTACCAACGATAATCTTAGCCGCCTGCTGTGAGGGGGTAGCCTGCTCTTGCGCTTGTGGAGCGGGAGCAGCGTGTGCTTCTT
The window above is part of the Helicobacter jaachi genome. Proteins encoded here:
- the fliL gene encoding flagellar basal body-associated protein FliL, coding for MAEEEKAAAEKGSEKKNKAILFVVIGIVVVLLILVGIVVAMMMSGGDEEAHAAPAPQAQEQATPSQQAAKIIVGNTVSVRSTDKFSPGLIYPVEGPIDITVNLMTQTGKRYLKTSMQFELDKDEAKANATKAELDKKLPMLKDTIIEILSSKSIEDVATAKGKNRVKDEIVKRINEFLVDGKVSDVFFVAFVVS
- the acpS gene encoding holo-ACP synthase; this translates as MIGIDIIAIARMQAFINKFGELALARFLNTDEIALCKRDANATNVSSANMACQSFDSCYNIPRVAGFWAAKEACAKALGVGISKELAFLDIYISKNAKNAPQIHIADSKMQAFHINRLALSISHDGGFAIAAVIAL